Proteins encoded within one genomic window of uncultured Draconibacterium sp.:
- a CDS encoding ABC transporter permease — protein sequence MLRYFFKLGWRNLTRNKFITILKISGFVIGLWVFMVTGYYVLHETSFDHFQENANNKYLLDARDQFSDNYFAFSLPYPLTNSLHNRYPEVVRNVSFESRENSIYIKEPTRIIRSDKTKMAFVNEDFFSFFAFDFVAGNAQNSFTFSNPLIISEDVANKHFGGIDALGKTIKISLEDHLYEFNITGVVKSPADNSNVNFHWIASLPQFMKESGNPDYEADWDFKCKSFIQLAQDVHPDDFIAKLTEEYVTQAKLEKAPTLIATPLTEIHIGKNVQKRVRIFSALGILILLISIVNYVLLSTVESTQQVRSLGIEKISGARSADFLAKNIISIVLYTALSFILTSGLFTLSKPYFTNFFEGSFYSNLDITLIISFGLGVIFSIIFLAALINQVINGSQKPIDILKNKFSKGRTGKVVFNSLLTFQLVAFIALISCSVIVQKQLSFMQKSELGFNQESLISMKVAPQDVKSHQAFKDELLRHPSILKVSGTSAPPLSSQRSIFGFVNTDSLGNKEIKMIDYVNVDRDIFETLELKFKEGSGFPESAAGYCVVNQTFIDERNIDNPFSDKIELGGKEYRICGIMDDFHYQPMQSEITPFVAFLNPDQITFSVIRFNGNPVEAINLLRETALKYLPNTVFEYEFMDEKIRSAYNAEIRFSNIIRILTFLSVLISVLGLLGLSYFASLVKIKEIGIRKVNGAKVFEILSMLNKDFVKWILVAFVIATPVAWYAMNKWLENFAYKTNLSWWIFALAGLLALGIALLTVSWQSWRAATRNPVEALRYE from the coding sequence ATGTTACGATACTTTTTCAAACTTGGTTGGCGGAATTTAACCCGAAACAAATTTATAACGATATTAAAAATTTCAGGTTTTGTTATCGGTTTATGGGTATTTATGGTTACTGGTTATTATGTGTTGCACGAAACCAGTTTCGATCATTTTCAGGAGAATGCAAATAACAAATATTTACTGGATGCCCGCGATCAGTTTAGCGATAACTATTTTGCATTTAGTTTGCCCTATCCGTTAACCAATTCGTTGCATAACCGGTATCCCGAAGTTGTTCGGAATGTTTCATTCGAAAGCCGCGAGAATTCAATATATATTAAGGAGCCAACCCGTATTATAAGATCGGATAAAACAAAAATGGCTTTTGTAAACGAAGACTTCTTTAGCTTTTTTGCCTTTGATTTTGTTGCCGGAAACGCGCAGAACAGTTTTACTTTTTCCAATCCGCTTATTATTTCTGAGGATGTAGCCAACAAACATTTTGGAGGTATTGATGCCCTTGGTAAAACAATAAAAATTAGTTTGGAAGATCATCTTTACGAGTTCAATATTACGGGTGTGGTCAAAAGTCCGGCGGATAATTCAAACGTTAATTTTCACTGGATAGCAAGTTTGCCGCAATTTATGAAAGAGTCGGGAAATCCCGATTATGAGGCAGATTGGGATTTCAAGTGCAAAAGTTTCATTCAGCTTGCACAGGATGTACATCCTGATGATTTTATTGCGAAACTAACCGAAGAATATGTCACACAAGCAAAACTTGAAAAGGCTCCAACGTTGATTGCAACTCCACTCACCGAAATCCATATAGGCAAAAATGTTCAAAAAAGGGTACGTATTTTTTCAGCTCTGGGTATTCTAATTTTGCTAATTTCTATTGTAAATTATGTGTTACTATCCACGGTTGAGAGTACGCAGCAGGTACGTTCATTGGGTATCGAAAAAATTTCGGGTGCGCGGTCGGCCGATTTTTTAGCTAAAAATATAATATCCATTGTTCTTTATACAGCGTTATCCTTTATACTGACCAGTGGATTGTTTACACTTTCAAAACCGTATTTTACAAACTTCTTCGAGGGCTCATTTTATTCCAATCTCGATATAACGCTAATTATTTCTTTTGGGTTGGGGGTTATTTTTAGTATTATCTTTTTGGCGGCCCTTATTAACCAGGTTATTAATGGAAGTCAAAAACCAATCGATATTTTAAAAAATAAATTCAGCAAAGGGAGAACCGGGAAGGTGGTTTTTAATTCCTTGTTGACCTTTCAGTTGGTGGCTTTTATTGCATTGATTTCCTGTTCTGTTATCGTACAGAAGCAGTTAAGTTTTATGCAAAAAAGTGAGCTGGGATTCAATCAGGAATCTTTAATTAGCATGAAAGTAGCCCCTCAGGATGTAAAATCTCATCAGGCGTTTAAAGATGAATTATTACGTCATCCATCCATATTAAAAGTGTCAGGAACCAGTGCTCCTCCGCTTTCTAGCCAGAGGTCGATATTCGGTTTTGTAAATACCGACAGTCTGGGGAATAAAGAAATTAAAATGATTGATTACGTGAACGTTGACCGTGATATTTTCGAAACCCTTGAACTGAAATTTAAAGAAGGCTCGGGCTTCCCTGAATCGGCAGCCGGATATTGTGTGGTCAACCAAACTTTTATTGATGAACGTAATATCGATAATCCGTTTTCCGACAAGATTGAATTGGGCGGAAAAGAGTATCGGATTTGCGGAATTATGGACGACTTCCATTATCAGCCGATGCAGTCAGAAATTACTCCTTTTGTTGCTTTTTTAAATCCTGATCAGATTACTTTTTCGGTCATTCGTTTCAATGGGAATCCTGTTGAGGCTATAAATTTATTAAGAGAAACCGCTTTAAAATATTTGCCCAATACTGTATTTGAATATGAATTTATGGACGAAAAAATACGGTCGGCCTACAATGCCGAAATACGTTTTAGTAACATCATTCGAATTTTAACTTTCTTGTCGGTACTGATCTCAGTCCTCGGACTTTTAGGTTTATCCTATTTCGCATCGCTGGTGAAAATTAAAGAAATCGGAATCCGGAAAGTAAACGGAGCAAAGGTGTTTGAGATACTTTCGATGCTGAATAAAGATTTTGTAAAATGGATTTTGGTAGCCTTTGTAATTGCAACACCCGTTGCTTGGTACGCCATGAATAAATGGCTCGAAAACTTTGCCTACAAAACCAATTTAAGCTGGTGGATTTTTGCCTTGGCGGGATTACTGGCTTTGGGAATTGCATTGCTAACGGTTAGCTGGCAGAGCTGGCGTGCTGCTACGCGAAATCCTGTCGAAGCACTTCGATACGAGTAG
- a CDS encoding ABC transporter permease: MKTIYRILRSFKKDGRLNVLNISSLAIGIAAACILLGYVYQEFHYDTQYVNSDRIFHILMQTEENELSGGASYGPLAETLKSDFPEIEDATRVSYYWGNLALTAGDYMFNEKKILFADPNFFSLFSFPLDKGDAVNGFTSPNFIAISESAANRYFPAKNPIGEQIKIGKDKIFTVQGVYKDFPSNSNFQGDIVLPLEQISKLTQLWIEPSWDDPSETYTFILTDNKSVQQTLALKLEDYLTAHVAENPGKLFLQPLNEIHTDMDSGWEFSSTVNKKYLYLLTVVALVILIMTAINFLMMFVGTASKREMNVSVRKVCGASKLNIFHDLVKETSSYVTIGILNAVLLIVIYNSTLAERFPFLPMVNQLDFTLILLLASVILLFAVFASLSPALVISAAKSIRLFQTNQGINFKKIPVIKSLIVVQFTVSIVLVAVSTLFYKQIHFLDKYDPGFAKEELVTIPLNMHIGDGFFNENIDAFCQELKKQSGVKNVSFAFSSPTNVQTSSDDFRCDGMPEGKTVNMQWNSVYYDYFETLGVKRVAGRTFNREFSSDMIDYDNGGRCAFVINQKAADEMGISDPIGKTFHGYQEGPIVGIVEDFNFKSLHSEIAPMSFDINPFYFNEIIIRMNPGVPGVLDQIKTVWKQFAPDYPVEFSFVNEQLNQLYESERKLNASLNLFSGVAILIACMGLLSLTILAMQNRTKEIGIRKVNGAKVSEILSMLNRDFIKWVIIAFVIATPVAYYAMNKWLENFAYKTTLSWWIFALAGALALGIALLTVSWQSWRAATRNPVEALRYE; the protein is encoded by the coding sequence ATGAAAACGATATACAGAATATTGAGAAGTTTTAAAAAAGATGGCCGCTTAAATGTGTTGAACATTTCTTCGCTTGCCATTGGAATTGCTGCGGCATGCATTCTTCTTGGCTACGTGTATCAGGAATTCCATTACGACACGCAATATGTGAACTCCGATCGGATCTTCCATATTCTAATGCAAACAGAAGAGAATGAATTAAGTGGCGGGGCATCCTATGGGCCGCTCGCGGAGACGTTAAAATCTGATTTTCCGGAAATTGAAGATGCAACACGTGTAAGTTATTATTGGGGGAATCTTGCTTTAACAGCCGGCGATTACATGTTTAATGAAAAGAAGATCCTGTTCGCCGATCCCAACTTTTTTTCTTTGTTTTCATTTCCGCTAGATAAAGGCGACGCTGTAAATGGTTTTACTTCTCCCAATTTCATCGCCATTTCGGAGAGTGCTGCAAACAGATATTTTCCCGCAAAAAATCCAATCGGAGAACAAATAAAAATCGGGAAAGACAAAATATTTACGGTTCAGGGTGTTTATAAAGATTTTCCATCGAACTCGAATTTTCAGGGAGATATTGTTTTGCCTCTGGAACAAATTTCCAAATTAACACAATTGTGGATAGAACCAAGTTGGGATGATCCTTCTGAAACTTACACTTTCATATTAACCGATAATAAATCTGTACAGCAAACTCTGGCGCTAAAATTAGAAGATTATTTAACGGCGCATGTGGCAGAAAATCCGGGAAAACTCTTTCTGCAGCCCTTAAACGAAATTCATACCGATATGGATTCGGGCTGGGAGTTTTCTTCTACTGTCAATAAAAAATACCTGTATCTTTTAACAGTTGTTGCACTTGTAATCCTGATCATGACGGCAATTAATTTTTTGATGATGTTTGTTGGAACTGCATCAAAGAGAGAAATGAATGTCAGCGTTCGAAAAGTTTGCGGAGCGTCCAAACTCAATATCTTTCACGATCTGGTCAAAGAAACTTCTTCCTACGTAACAATCGGAATTCTAAACGCTGTTTTGTTGATCGTAATATACAATTCAACACTCGCCGAACGTTTCCCATTTCTGCCAATGGTCAACCAACTCGATTTTACGCTTATATTGCTGCTGGCTTCCGTAATACTACTGTTTGCAGTTTTTGCTTCCTTATCACCGGCCCTTGTAATTTCTGCAGCAAAATCGATTCGTTTGTTTCAAACAAATCAAGGGATTAATTTCAAAAAGATTCCCGTAATAAAAAGCCTGATTGTCGTGCAATTTACCGTCAGCATCGTTCTTGTGGCTGTCTCGACATTATTTTATAAGCAGATTCATTTTTTGGATAAATATGATCCGGGATTTGCCAAAGAAGAATTGGTGACAATCCCGTTGAATATGCATATCGGGGATGGATTCTTTAATGAAAACATAGATGCATTTTGTCAGGAGTTGAAAAAACAGTCGGGAGTAAAAAATGTAAGTTTTGCATTTTCATCTCCGACTAACGTACAAACATCGTCGGATGATTTTCGTTGCGATGGAATGCCGGAAGGAAAAACGGTTAATATGCAGTGGAACTCAGTTTACTACGACTATTTTGAAACCCTCGGTGTTAAACGGGTTGCCGGACGTACTTTTAACCGCGAATTTTCGAGCGATATGATTGATTACGATAACGGCGGGAGATGCGCATTCGTAATTAATCAAAAAGCCGCGGATGAAATGGGCATTTCTGATCCGATCGGAAAAACTTTTCACGGATACCAGGAGGGGCCGATCGTTGGTATTGTTGAGGATTTTAATTTTAAATCATTGCATAGTGAGATCGCTCCGATGAGTTTTGATATAAATCCTTTTTATTTTAATGAAATCATTATTCGGATGAATCCCGGAGTTCCGGGAGTGCTGGATCAGATAAAAACAGTGTGGAAACAATTTGCACCGGACTACCCCGTGGAATTCAGTTTTGTAAACGAGCAACTGAATCAGTTGTATGAATCAGAAAGGAAGTTAAACGCCAGTTTGAATCTCTTCTCGGGTGTCGCCATCCTAATTGCTTGCATGGGATTGTTGTCGCTAACAATTCTGGCAATGCAGAACCGTACTAAAGAAATCGGTATCCGAAAAGTTAACGGTGCCAAAGTTTCAGAAATCCTATCAATGTTGAATAGAGACTTTATTAAATGGGTAATTATTGCATTTGTAATTGCCACGCCTGTTGCATATTACGCCATGAATAAATGGCTCGAAAACTTCGCCTACAAAACCACTTTAAGCTGGTGGATTTTTGCTTTGGCTGGAGCGCTGGCTTTAGGGATTGCTCTATTGACAGTAAGTTGGCAAAGTTGGAGAGCTGCTACACGGAACCCTGTCGAAGCATTAAGATACGAATAG